Proteins encoded in a region of the Bactrocera tryoni isolate S06 chromosome 4, CSIRO_BtryS06_freeze2, whole genome shotgun sequence genome:
- the LOC120776175 gene encoding tumor necrosis factor receptor superfamily member wengen — protein sequence MSIRTTTTHACPTTTTPTYRTPSPHNIMHTHLATTAAMSNLSTSNVNDNRPTTNNTRQHTTTLLNTMYTQAESISWRLRQYCIEAITANSRRRRRRRDDNNNNNNNNNSNTNYSGSNYTTNCSSSNCIESNNNNNNNNISNNNNNYAYSTPSNAALPDADHNNNNNNSYMSNNNNDNTSSSSNNRNLSKTTTTTTMLSSPAIQVYNVIAQSLSSSSTAFTYITALLLLATLCSFCAASPCDRNSWWDPVKDKCIPCTVCEDGLIPLRPCQFQCDTICGSIYDLKIDWLVLAKTEPNWKERRKDEDNYDLEQQLTHEELQQLQDGSLPMDWQTMALFMAVLACLIFFIIAAGILVHHMRQWRRMERRLDQDVEELSTKLMAKLAEVQSMEGGTFFIGNADALGVSTNFQPQHVLLPEKPAKHHERRILKTLQPGNVYIEENGSKG from the exons ATGTCGATTCGAACCACGACGACACATGCCTGTCCAACAACGACCACGCCCACATATCGTACCCCTTCACCCCACAACATTATGCACACACACTTAGCAACAACAGCGGCAATGTCTAATTTAAGTACGAGTAATGTAAATGATAACCgcccaacaacaaacaacacccGACAGCACACGACGACCCTCCTTAATACGATGTACACACAAGCGGAGAGCATCAGTTGGCGTTTGCGCCAGTATTGCATAGAGGCCATAACAGCGAATAGcagacgaagaagaagaaggcgtgatgataataacaataacaacaacaacaacaacagcaacaccaatTACAGCGGTAGCAACTATACAACGAATTGCAGTAGCAGTAATTGCatagaaagcaacaacaacaacaacaataataatattagcaacaacaataacaattacgCATATAGCACACCTTCGAATGCGGCGCTACCTGACGCTgatcataacaacaacaataacaacagctaTATgagtaacaataacaatgataatactagcagcagcagcaataataGAAACttaagtaaaacaacaacaacaacaacaatgctaagTTCACCCGCAATACAAGTGTACAATGTGATTGCGCAAAGCTTAAGTAGTTCTTCCACGGCGTTCACCTACATCACGGCTTTGCTGCTGCTCGCCACGCTATGTTCCTTCTGCGCTGCCTCACCCTGCGACCGGAACAGCTGGTGGGACCCGGTAAAGGACAAATGTATTCCGTGTACTGTGTGCGAGGACGGTCTGATACCGTTGCGTCCGTGTCAATTTCAATGTGACACGATATGCGGTTCCATCTACGATCTGAAGATCGATTGGTTGGTGCTGGCGAAAACGGAGCCCAACTGGAAGGAG CGCCGAAAGGATGAGGACAACTATGATTTGGAGCAGCAATTGACACACGAGGAATTACAGCAATTGCAGGACGGCTCACTGCCGATGGATTGGCAGACAATGGCGCTTTTTATGGCCGTATTGGCGTGcttaatcttcttcatcataGCCGCTGGCATTTTGGTGCATCATATGCGGCAATGGCGGCGTATGGAGCGTCGTCTCGATCAAG ATGTTGAAGAATTATCTACAAAATTAATGGCGAAATTAGCTGAAGTACAGAGTATGGAGGGCGGAACATTCTTTATTGGCAATGCCGATGCATTAGGTGTATCAACGAATTTCCAGCCGCAACATGTGCTATTACCGG